Proteins co-encoded in one Kocuria flava genomic window:
- a CDS encoding DMT family transporter: MKGTTGGIFAILVTAFLWGTTGTAATFAPEAGPLAIGAAALGVGGLLQAGIAVPALRRGRPMLWAHAGLVAVGAGAVAVYPLAFYSSMHLAGVAIGTVVSLASAPLASGVLELVLEREPLSRWWVLAALLGITGSALLCLSKTGQTSGSAIDTVTGIGLGLVAGATYALYSWVVHRLMGHQVERAAAMGAVFGTGGVLLLPVLAATGAPLLASSQSFAVAAYMALVPMFLGYYLFGIGLTRLRPSTATTLTLTEPAVAALLAVLVVGEQLAVLGWIGLSILAAALIVLALAPTNTTGPRPAAAAGDASSESMPAGTSPATQGRQAEAAPAPLQ, from the coding sequence GTGAAGGGTACGACGGGCGGGATCTTCGCGATCCTGGTGACCGCGTTCCTGTGGGGCACGACCGGTACGGCGGCGACCTTCGCCCCGGAGGCCGGCCCGCTGGCGATCGGTGCCGCCGCGCTGGGGGTGGGCGGTTTGCTGCAAGCGGGGATCGCGGTGCCCGCCCTGCGCCGGGGGCGCCCGATGCTGTGGGCCCACGCGGGGCTGGTGGCCGTCGGGGCCGGCGCGGTGGCGGTCTACCCGCTGGCGTTCTACTCCTCGATGCATCTGGCCGGGGTGGCCATCGGCACGGTCGTCTCCTTGGCCTCGGCCCCGCTGGCCTCGGGGGTGCTGGAGCTGGTCCTGGAGCGCGAGCCGTTGAGCCGGTGGTGGGTGCTGGCGGCGTTGCTGGGCATCACCGGCAGTGCCCTGCTGTGCCTGTCCAAGACCGGTCAGACGAGCGGGTCAGCCATCGACACCGTCACCGGGATCGGGCTGGGCCTGGTGGCCGGAGCGACCTACGCCCTGTACTCCTGGGTGGTCCACCGGCTGATGGGCCACCAGGTGGAGCGGGCGGCGGCGATGGGCGCGGTCTTCGGGACCGGCGGGGTTCTCCTGCTGCCCGTGCTGGCCGCCACGGGGGCGCCCCTGCTGGCCTCGAGCCAGTCGTTCGCCGTGGCCGCCTACATGGCCCTGGTGCCGATGTTCCTGGGCTACTACCTCTTCGGGATCGGACTCACCCGGCTGCGCCCGAGCACGGCGACCACCCTGACCCTGACCGAACCGGCCGTGGCGGCACTGCTCGCGGTCCTCGTGGTCGGCGAACAACTGGCGGTGCTCGGCTGGATCGGGCTGTCGATCCTCGCCGCCGCGCTCATCGTGCTCGCGCTGGCACCGACCAACACCACCGGACCCCGACCAGCGGCCGCCGCCGGCGACGCTTCCAGCGAGAGCATGCCAGCCGGCACGAGCCCAGCCACCCAGGGAAGGCAGGCCGAGGCCGCCCCAGCACCGCTGCAATGA
- a CDS encoding glycerate kinase, whose amino-acid sequence MSATTTTTPRILIAPDKFKGSLTAAQVAEALATGLRHETPGIDVRTLPLADGGDGSVEAALGAGFQAMTVPITGPTGEPATTTVAFDGTTAVVEVATTAGLQMLAPGQPAPLTSSSVGFGQAIRAVLAHRPARIVLALGGSATTDGGAGMLSALGVVFRDALGHPFVPTGGTLGTIADVDLTGLVDLGGVELIAANDVQNPLLGPHGAAAVYGPQKGATPDDLEVLEEGLGALIRRLWEAGWPAEEAAGVPGAGAAGGLGWAAMLLGARMASGADFFLDLLGFDTQVAGCDLVITGEGKLDTQTLSGKLPVVVAHRAAPVPVIAVVGHNALGADRLPAHGINQVYALSAMTEADSATDPELSAALLRETGQRIARRLTPASSTTEPADAL is encoded by the coding sequence ATGAGCGCCACCACCACGACCACGCCGCGCATCCTGATCGCCCCGGACAAGTTCAAAGGGTCGCTGACCGCCGCCCAGGTCGCCGAGGCCCTGGCCACCGGTCTGCGCCACGAGACCCCAGGCATCGACGTGCGCACCCTGCCCCTGGCCGACGGCGGGGACGGCAGCGTTGAGGCCGCTCTGGGTGCCGGGTTCCAGGCAATGACCGTGCCGATCACCGGCCCCACCGGTGAGCCGGCCACCACCACCGTGGCCTTCGACGGCACCACCGCCGTGGTCGAGGTCGCCACCACCGCCGGATTGCAGATGCTGGCCCCCGGACAACCGGCCCCGCTCACCAGCAGCAGCGTCGGGTTCGGCCAGGCCATCCGGGCCGTGCTGGCCCACCGCCCGGCCCGGATCGTGCTGGCCCTGGGCGGCAGCGCCACCACCGACGGCGGCGCCGGAATGCTCAGCGCCCTCGGAGTGGTCTTCCGCGATGCCCTCGGGCACCCCTTCGTGCCCACCGGTGGCACCCTGGGGACGATCGCCGACGTCGACCTTACCGGCCTCGTCGATCTGGGGGGCGTGGAGCTCATCGCGGCCAACGACGTGCAGAATCCCCTGCTGGGCCCCCACGGGGCGGCGGCTGTTTATGGCCCGCAGAAGGGCGCCACCCCGGACGACCTCGAGGTGCTGGAGGAGGGGTTGGGGGCGCTGATCCGGCGCCTGTGGGAGGCCGGCTGGCCCGCCGAGGAGGCCGCCGGTGTCCCCGGGGCCGGAGCCGCCGGGGGGTTGGGTTGGGCCGCGATGCTGCTGGGCGCGAGGATGGCCTCCGGGGCGGACTTCTTCCTGGACCTGCTTGGCTTCGACACCCAAGTGGCCGGATGCGATCTGGTGATCACCGGGGAGGGGAAGCTGGACACCCAGACCCTCTCGGGCAAGCTGCCCGTGGTCGTGGCGCACCGCGCGGCCCCGGTGCCGGTGATCGCGGTGGTGGGTCACAACGCCCTGGGCGCCGACCGGCTGCCTGCTCACGGCATCAATCAGGTCTACGCCCTCAGCGCCATGACCGAAGCCGACAGCGCCACCGACCCGGAGCTCTCCGCGGCCCTGCTACGCGAAACTGGTCAACGCATCGCCCGACGGCTGACACCAGCCTCGAGCACCACCGAACCCGCAGATGCTCTCTAG
- a CDS encoding tartrate dehydrogenase translates to MAEHQVFKIASIPADGVGKEVVAAGRKVLDALAEQSNGKFSFEWTEFPWGSEYYAEHGVMMDPNGLEELKNFDAILFGAVGWENVPDHVSLWGLRLNITQNFDQWANIRPVRFLPGVVSPLRTADDTELDWVVVRENSEGEYAGLGGRNLSGRGPGNEVAIQSSLFTEKGCERIIRFAFDLARTRAVRKVSSVTKSNAQQYGMVLWDEVFARVAADYPDVATESVLVDAMSAKFILHPEELSVVVASNLNADILSDLGSALAGSLGLAASANLNPERRFPSMFEPVHGSAPDIAGKGISNPIGTVASAALMLDHFGLHAEARRVEAAIEATTAAGHLTRDIGGTADTNEITEAIVEALAKSLTSA, encoded by the coding sequence ATGGCTGAGCACCAGGTTTTCAAGATCGCCTCGATCCCCGCCGACGGGGTGGGCAAGGAGGTCGTCGCCGCCGGCCGCAAGGTCCTCGACGCCCTCGCCGAGCAGTCCAACGGGAAGTTCTCCTTCGAGTGGACCGAGTTCCCCTGGGGCAGCGAGTACTACGCCGAGCACGGGGTGATGATGGACCCCAACGGTCTGGAGGAACTGAAGAACTTCGACGCGATCCTCTTCGGGGCGGTGGGGTGGGAGAACGTCCCCGACCACGTGTCCCTGTGGGGGCTGCGGCTGAACATCACCCAGAACTTCGACCAGTGGGCCAACATCCGTCCCGTGCGCTTCCTCCCTGGTGTGGTGTCCCCGCTGCGCACGGCCGATGACACCGAGCTGGACTGGGTCGTGGTGCGGGAGAACAGCGAGGGCGAGTACGCCGGGCTGGGCGGGCGCAATCTCTCCGGCCGGGGTCCCGGCAATGAGGTCGCGATTCAGTCCTCCCTGTTCACCGAGAAGGGCTGTGAGCGGATCATCCGCTTTGCCTTCGATCTGGCCCGCACCCGGGCGGTGCGGAAGGTCTCCAGCGTCACCAAGTCCAACGCCCAGCAGTACGGCATGGTGCTGTGGGACGAGGTCTTCGCCCGCGTGGCCGCCGACTATCCCGATGTGGCCACCGAGTCGGTGCTGGTGGACGCGATGAGCGCGAAGTTCATCCTCCACCCCGAGGAGCTCTCGGTCGTGGTGGCCTCCAACCTCAACGCCGACATCCTCTCCGACCTCGGCTCCGCCCTGGCCGGCAGCCTGGGCCTGGCCGCCAGCGCGAACCTCAACCCGGAGCGGCGGTTCCCCTCGATGTTCGAGCCCGTCCACGGCTCGGCCCCGGACATCGCCGGGAAGGGGATCTCCAACCCCATCGGCACCGTTGCCAGCGCGGCCCTGATGCTCGACCACTTCGGCCTGCACGCCGAGGCCCGCCGGGTGGAGGCCGCGATCGAGGCCACCACCGCCGCCGGGCACCTCACCCGCGACATCGGCGGCACCGCCGACACGAACGAGATCACCGAGGCGATCGTCGAGGCCCTGGCCAAGTCGTTGACTTCCGCCTGA
- a CDS encoding LysR family transcriptional regulator yields the protein MDVRQLKYFLAVVDHGGFTRAAEQLIIAQPSLSQTIKGLERELGVSLFHRIGRRVVLSEAGQELVGPARVVVRDLDAARAAIDDLRGVRSGRLDVIAMPSPGIEPLTSMIAAYAQSHPAVTLNVAAAFTPDEVTEAVRTGSAEIGILGSDRPFRSAEVEVMHLEQQPLVLIVNPNADDFGEGEAIGRQDLAGHRVVASQRGSLMRWLVDDALAGGVQVQIAAEVAHRTSVLPMVLAGVGHAVMPSSWTPLARQAGLRVLGIEPTTVLHVAVLSRPSDLTPAARAFLEVAARHTAAHSSAS from the coding sequence ATGGACGTTCGGCAGCTCAAGTATTTCCTGGCGGTGGTGGATCACGGCGGCTTCACCCGGGCTGCGGAGCAGCTGATCATTGCCCAGCCCTCGTTGTCGCAGACGATCAAGGGTCTGGAGCGGGAACTGGGGGTCTCGCTGTTCCACCGAATCGGGCGGCGGGTGGTGCTCAGCGAGGCCGGTCAGGAGCTGGTGGGTCCGGCCCGGGTGGTGGTCCGTGATCTCGACGCGGCCCGGGCGGCCATCGATGATCTGCGCGGGGTGCGCAGCGGCCGCCTAGACGTGATCGCCATGCCTTCCCCGGGCATCGAGCCGCTGACGTCGATGATCGCCGCCTACGCGCAGTCCCACCCAGCGGTGACCCTCAATGTCGCCGCCGCCTTCACCCCCGACGAGGTGACCGAGGCGGTGCGCACCGGCAGCGCGGAGATCGGGATCCTGGGCTCGGACCGGCCCTTCCGTTCCGCGGAGGTCGAGGTGATGCACCTGGAGCAGCAGCCGCTGGTGCTGATCGTCAACCCCAACGCCGACGACTTCGGCGAGGGTGAGGCCATCGGCCGGCAGGACCTGGCCGGCCACCGGGTGGTCGCCTCCCAGCGGGGCTCGCTGATGCGCTGGCTCGTCGACGACGCCCTGGCAGGGGGTGTGCAGGTGCAGATCGCCGCCGAGGTCGCCCACCGCACTTCGGTGCTGCCGATGGTGCTGGCTGGCGTCGGGCACGCGGTGATGCCCTCGTCCTGGACCCCATTGGCACGCCAGGCGGGGCTGCGGGTACTGGGAATCGAGCCGACCACGGTCCTGCACGTGGCCGTGCTCAGTCGCCCGTCAGACCTGACGCCGGCCGCCCGAGCCTTCCTGGAGGTCGCCGCCCGGCACACGGCAGCCCACTCCTCCGCATCATAG
- a CDS encoding SLC13 family permease has protein sequence MRTALLGGKTFRSLSEQTLSPREEKFERARQTTGLFLAPAVAILFALLPLNLDATQQTLAAVLLGVIVLWICEPVPIPVGGLIGVAAVVILGVAPAGDVLAPFGSTTIFTFIGAFILAAAMLKHGIAQRLAFAVLSLPGVGKSTYRIIIAFGVITCMLSAFVSNTATVAMLMPTALGILAVIAQLMQDRGVVKADFDPLRLRVGAALLLMLAYGASVGGLLTPVGSPPNLIGRGLIEEATGTRISFAQWMAVAFPICAAMFVVLAVVMFLLNKPEIRRIEGVEDYIREHRAAQGPMSRAEKNTLVAFGLTVTLWLLPAFVSLFAGTESAAYIFLDDRLDEGIVAVLGASLLFILPTNWKKREATLTWSDAAKIDWGTIILFGTGIIFGSLLADTGLAETIGTGASENLNITNVVAITVFSAVLAVLISETTSNTASAAVIVPIVIPLCQAMGVDPFVPAMAATFAASFGFMLPVSTPQNAIVYGTGAVPITRMIRTGIVFDILGVALIVSIVPVMIALVGIGG, from the coding sequence GTGCGTACCGCCCTGCTGGGCGGCAAGACCTTCCGCAGCCTCAGCGAGCAGACCCTCTCGCCGCGGGAGGAGAAGTTCGAACGCGCCCGCCAGACCACCGGGCTGTTCCTGGCCCCAGCGGTGGCGATCCTCTTCGCGCTGCTGCCGCTGAACCTGGACGCGACCCAGCAGACCCTGGCCGCGGTGCTCCTGGGCGTGATCGTCCTGTGGATCTGCGAGCCGGTGCCCATCCCGGTCGGCGGCCTCATCGGCGTGGCCGCCGTGGTGATCCTCGGCGTCGCCCCGGCCGGGGACGTGCTGGCGCCCTTCGGCTCCACCACGATCTTTACCTTCATCGGCGCCTTCATCCTCGCCGCAGCCATGCTCAAGCACGGCATCGCCCAGCGCTTGGCCTTCGCGGTCCTGTCCCTGCCCGGGGTGGGGAAGTCCACCTACCGCATCATCATCGCCTTCGGCGTGATCACCTGCATGCTCTCGGCCTTCGTCTCCAACACCGCCACGGTGGCGATGCTGATGCCCACCGCCCTGGGCATCCTCGCAGTCATCGCCCAATTGATGCAGGACCGCGGCGTCGTGAAGGCCGACTTCGATCCCCTGCGCCTGCGCGTGGGTGCGGCCCTGCTGCTCATGCTCGCCTACGGTGCGTCCGTCGGCGGTCTGCTGACTCCGGTGGGCTCCCCGCCCAACCTCATCGGCCGCGGCCTGATCGAGGAGGCCACCGGCACCCGCATCTCCTTCGCCCAGTGGATGGCCGTGGCCTTCCCCATTTGCGCGGCCATGTTCGTGGTCCTGGCCGTCGTGATGTTCCTGCTCAACAAGCCCGAGATCCGCCGGATCGAAGGTGTGGAGGACTACATCCGCGAGCACCGTGCGGCCCAGGGGCCGATGTCCCGGGCGGAGAAGAACACCCTGGTCGCCTTCGGCCTGACCGTCACCCTGTGGCTGCTGCCGGCTTTCGTCAGCCTGTTCGCCGGCACCGAGTCGGCCGCCTACATCTTCCTCGACGATCGCCTCGACGAGGGTATCGTCGCCGTGCTTGGCGCCTCCCTGTTGTTCATCCTCCCCACCAACTGGAAGAAGCGTGAAGCCACGCTGACCTGGTCCGATGCCGCCAAGATCGACTGGGGCACCATCATCCTTTTCGGCACCGGCATCATCTTCGGCTCCCTGCTGGCCGATACCGGCCTGGCCGAGACCATCGGCACCGGGGCCTCCGAGAACCTCAACATCACCAACGTCGTGGCGATCACCGTCTTCTCGGCCGTGCTTGCGGTCCTCATCTCGGAGACCACCTCCAACACCGCCTCGGCGGCGGTGATCGTGCCGATCGTCATCCCGCTGTGCCAGGCCATGGGCGTGGACCCGTTCGTGCCCGCGATGGCCGCGACCTTCGCCGCCTCCTTCGGGTTCATGCTCCCCGTCTCCACGCCGCAGAACGCCATCGTCTATGGCACCGGGGCGGTGCCCATCACCCGCATGATCCGCACCGGCATCGTCTTCGACATCCTCGGCGTGGCTTTGATCGTCAGCATCGTCCCGGTGATGATCGCCCTCGTCGGCATCGGTGGATAA
- a CDS encoding alpha/beta fold hydrolase: MEIIQDHNGRPAQHGRAFVNGVRLHYAIAGQGEPLFLLHGVPKTSYHWRRVVPLLTPYYTVITPDLRGLGDSEHPENGFDMKNMAEDIAQLATHLGYETFNLVGEDWGASTAYQVAAQYPDRVKKLVYQEMILPGFGLEDYSFLTRENVSTYVWLWHINFYSVPHFPEFLISGKEREYFNYFIKHETHNPQAITPDALDEYVRCYSSPGGLRSMLEIYRATLDDADQNREAAKKKLTMPVLAVGSEYFIGADNERQMREVAEDVRGVILPWGHQLAEEDPEALASAYLDFFGRE, encoded by the coding sequence ATGGAGATCATCCAGGACCACAACGGCCGCCCGGCCCAGCACGGACGGGCATTCGTCAATGGCGTGCGCTTGCACTACGCCATCGCCGGCCAGGGAGAACCGCTGTTTCTGCTGCACGGAGTGCCGAAGACGTCATACCACTGGCGCCGCGTCGTTCCCCTGCTGACGCCGTACTACACGGTCATCACCCCGGACCTCCGCGGGCTGGGCGACTCGGAGCACCCTGAGAACGGCTTCGACATGAAGAACATGGCCGAGGACATCGCCCAGCTGGCCACTCACCTCGGATACGAGACCTTCAACCTCGTCGGAGAGGACTGGGGAGCCTCGACCGCCTACCAGGTCGCAGCCCAGTACCCCGATCGCGTGAAAAAGCTCGTGTACCAGGAGATGATCCTCCCCGGCTTCGGCCTGGAGGATTACTCGTTCCTCACCCGTGAAAACGTCAGCACCTACGTGTGGCTCTGGCACATCAACTTCTACAGCGTCCCCCACTTCCCCGAATTCCTCATCAGCGGCAAAGAGCGAGAGTACTTCAACTACTTCATCAAGCACGAGACCCACAACCCACAGGCCATCACCCCCGACGCCCTGGACGAGTACGTCCGCTGCTATTCCTCACCGGGCGGGCTGCGCAGCATGCTCGAGATCTACCGTGCGACCCTCGACGACGCCGACCAGAACCGTGAGGCAGCGAAGAAGAAGCTCACGATGCCTGTCCTCGCGGTAGGCAGCGAGTACTTCATCGGGGCCGACAACGAGCGCCAGATGCGCGAGGTCGCCGAGGACGTGCGCGGAGTCATTCTCCCGTGGGGCCACCAGTTGGCGGAGGAGGACCCCGAAGCGCTGGCATCCGCCTACCTGGACTTCTTCGGCCGGGAATAG
- a CDS encoding sugar phosphate isomerase/epimerase family protein, with protein sequence MTPQNTHPVTLFTGQWADLPLEEVARLAAAWGYDGLEIACSGEHLNVWRAAEDDAYLAERMAILDRHGLGVWAISNHLTGQAVCDDPIDFRHEAIVGSRVWGDGEAEGVRARAAEELKLTAKVARKLGVETVVGFTGSSIWQYMAMFPPVPAAVIEAGYEDFAARWNPIFDVFDGEGVRFAHEVHPSEIAYDYWTSVQALEAIDRRPAFGFNWDPSHMMWQGIDPVGFITDFADRIYHVDCKDTRLRPATGRSGILGSHLPWGDPRRGWDFVSTGHGDVPWEDAFRALRAIGYTGPISIEWEDAGMDRLHGAAEAVRFVRSLLWKTPEASFDAAFSHQH encoded by the coding sequence ATGACTCCTCAAAACACACACCCCGTCACCCTGTTCACCGGCCAGTGGGCCGACCTGCCGCTCGAGGAGGTCGCTCGCCTGGCCGCCGCATGGGGCTACGACGGACTGGAGATCGCCTGCTCCGGAGAACACCTCAACGTGTGGCGGGCCGCCGAGGACGACGCCTACCTGGCTGAGCGCATGGCCATCCTCGATCGTCACGGGCTGGGGGTATGGGCGATCTCCAACCACCTCACCGGCCAGGCCGTGTGCGATGACCCCATCGACTTCCGCCACGAAGCCATCGTCGGCTCCCGGGTCTGGGGCGACGGTGAGGCCGAAGGCGTGCGGGCCCGCGCGGCCGAAGAGCTCAAACTCACCGCGAAGGTCGCCCGCAAACTCGGGGTCGAGACCGTCGTGGGCTTCACCGGATCCTCCATCTGGCAGTACATGGCGATGTTCCCACCGGTGCCCGCCGCCGTGATCGAAGCCGGCTACGAGGACTTCGCCGCGCGGTGGAACCCTATCTTCGACGTCTTCGACGGCGAAGGGGTGCGCTTCGCCCACGAGGTCCACCCCTCCGAGATCGCCTACGACTACTGGACCAGCGTCCAAGCCCTGGAGGCGATCGACCGGCGGCCAGCCTTCGGGTTCAACTGGGACCCCAGCCACATGATGTGGCAGGGCATCGACCCGGTCGGGTTCATCACCGACTTCGCCGACCGGATCTACCACGTGGACTGCAAGGACACCCGCCTGCGCCCGGCCACCGGGCGATCCGGAATCCTGGGTTCCCACCTGCCCTGGGGCGACCCCCGCCGGGGCTGGGACTTCGTCTCCACCGGGCACGGGGACGTGCCCTGGGAGGACGCCTTCCGGGCCCTGCGCGCCATCGGCTACACCGGGCCGATTTCCATCGAATGGGAGGACGCCGGCATGGATCGCCTCCACGGCGCCGCCGAAGCCGTCCGCTTCGTCCGATCCCTGCTCTGGAAGACCCCTGAGGCCTCCTTCGACGCCGCCTTCAGCCACCAACACTGA
- a CDS encoding Gfo/Idh/MocA family oxidoreductase: MRAGIIGGGMIARVHAHAVRAAGHEVLTAAGRDAASGQRAAQQTGARESHPSPLELIQDPRVEVVHICSPNDTHPGLVRAALEAGKHVICEKPLATTRADAQAMVDYWRSTDLVATVPFGYRFYSSVRELRARLLSGAERPHLVRGCYLQDWLSRPTDTNWRVDPTEGGQSRAFADIGVHWCDLLEFVTGQRITSLMADLSTVYDTRGPEAVPVATEDAALLVFRLNSGTVGSAAISQAAPGHKNDLRIAIDTPVHSYEFRQEEPNTLWIGGREQTRIWNRADDDASPLSTAYDQSPGGHPQGWRDAFTSFVADTYRAARGDDVDGLPTLDDGLRAACLTEAVLSSATSGQWVDVTGAPSNPGHRSSAPTTVVVPD, translated from the coding sequence ATGCGAGCAGGAATCATCGGCGGAGGCATGATCGCCCGGGTCCACGCCCACGCCGTCCGAGCGGCCGGCCACGAGGTGCTCACCGCGGCCGGCCGGGACGCGGCCTCGGGTCAGCGTGCAGCCCAGCAGACCGGGGCCCGCGAGTCCCACCCCAGCCCCCTGGAGCTGATCCAGGACCCCCGCGTGGAGGTCGTGCACATCTGCTCCCCCAACGACACGCACCCCGGCCTGGTGCGCGCCGCTCTCGAGGCCGGCAAGCATGTGATCTGCGAGAAACCCCTGGCCACCACCCGGGCCGATGCTCAAGCCATGGTGGATTATTGGCGGTCGACCGACCTGGTGGCCACCGTCCCGTTCGGCTACCGCTTCTACTCCTCGGTGCGCGAGTTGCGAGCACGGCTGCTCTCCGGGGCCGAAAGGCCACATTTGGTGAGAGGCTGCTACCTCCAGGACTGGCTGTCACGCCCCACGGACACCAACTGGCGGGTGGACCCCACCGAGGGCGGTCAGTCCCGGGCCTTCGCCGATATCGGGGTGCACTGGTGCGACCTGCTGGAGTTCGTCACCGGGCAACGCATCACCTCGCTGATGGCGGACCTGTCCACCGTCTACGACACCCGCGGACCCGAGGCGGTGCCGGTGGCCACCGAGGACGCCGCCCTGCTGGTCTTCCGCCTCAACAGTGGAACCGTGGGCAGCGCTGCGATCTCCCAGGCCGCCCCGGGGCACAAGAACGACCTGCGCATCGCGATCGACACGCCGGTCCACTCCTATGAGTTCCGCCAAGAGGAACCGAACACCCTGTGGATCGGTGGACGGGAACAAACCCGGATCTGGAACCGGGCCGACGACGATGCCTCACCGTTGTCCACCGCCTACGACCAGTCACCCGGCGGACACCCCCAGGGGTGGCGCGATGCCTTCACGTCTTTCGTGGCAGACACCTACCGGGCCGCCCGCGGTGACGACGTGGACGGATTGCCCACCCTCGATGACGGCCTCCGAGCGGCGTGCCTCACCGAGGCGGTGCTGAGCTCGGCAACCTCGGGTCAGTGGGTGGACGTCACCGGAGCCCCTAGCAATCCTGGGCACCGGTCTTCTGCGCCCACCACGGTTGTTGTGCCGGACTGA
- a CDS encoding ABC transporter permease — translation MSTTTSTPSPAPVQEGTAARKAPLDWRNYIIYIGIVLVYGICVLFLHDSGFATTENLLNIFRQTAMIALMAVAVTFVIAAAEIDLSVGAVAGLASVTAAMGVAAGGPVVGALAGIGTGVLVGLVNGSLVAFAKIPSFLVTLGMMGIAMGVAMWITGSAPQPILSPGFNAFFGGGSLGPIPALLIWVIIATVIGAIVMHRTAYGRRVLATGGNEQAAIYSGVRTRRIIFSVLLTSAVAASLAGMLYAGRLESGRYQWGSGDELSVIAAVILGGTSLFGGRGAVVGSVVGALLIGVINNALVLAGLETSQQNIVRGIIIILAVALARRK, via the coding sequence ATGTCCACCACCACCTCGACCCCATCCCCGGCCCCGGTGCAAGAAGGCACCGCTGCACGCAAAGCCCCGCTGGACTGGCGCAACTACATCATCTACATCGGCATCGTGCTGGTGTACGGGATCTGCGTGCTCTTCCTGCACGACTCCGGCTTCGCCACCACCGAGAACCTGCTCAACATCTTCCGGCAGACCGCCATGATCGCTCTCATGGCGGTGGCCGTGACCTTCGTGATCGCCGCCGCCGAGATCGACCTGTCCGTCGGCGCCGTCGCCGGCCTCGCCAGCGTCACCGCCGCCATGGGCGTGGCCGCCGGCGGACCTGTCGTCGGCGCTCTGGCCGGGATCGGCACCGGGGTGCTGGTCGGCCTGGTCAACGGCAGCCTGGTGGCCTTCGCCAAGATCCCCTCGTTCCTGGTGACGCTGGGCATGATGGGCATCGCCATGGGCGTGGCCATGTGGATCACCGGATCCGCGCCGCAGCCCATCCTCTCCCCCGGCTTCAACGCCTTCTTCGGCGGGGGATCCCTGGGCCCGATCCCGGCCCTGCTGATCTGGGTCATCATCGCCACGGTCATCGGGGCGATCGTGATGCACCGCACCGCCTACGGACGTCGGGTCCTGGCCACCGGCGGCAACGAGCAGGCCGCCATCTACAGCGGGGTGCGCACCCGCCGGATCATCTTCAGTGTTCTGCTCACCTCCGCGGTCGCGGCCTCGCTTGCCGGCATGCTCTACGCCGGTCGCCTCGAGTCCGGCCGCTACCAGTGGGGCAGCGGGGACGAGCTGTCGGTCATCGCCGCCGTCATCCTCGGCGGCACCAGCCTCTTCGGCGGCCGCGGAGCCGTGGTCGGCTCGGTGGTCGGGGCGCTGCTCATCGGCGTGATCAACAACGCCCTGGTCCTGGCGGGACTGGAAACCAGCCAGCAGAACATCGTCCGCGGCATCATCATCATCCTCGCCGTGGCCCTGGCACGGAGGAAGTAG